In the genome of Carassius gibelio isolate Cgi1373 ecotype wild population from Czech Republic chromosome A25, carGib1.2-hapl.c, whole genome shotgun sequence, the window TCCAAATGATGATTTTGTTAGATAAAGCACACAAAGTGGAATATGCAGTTCTTACAAAGACTAAACAGACATGTTAAGATTAATTTGTTTCCcgtctgaacagatttggagaaatttagcattacatcatttgttaACCAGTGGATACtccgcagtgaatgggtgccgtcagaatgagtgtccaaacagctgataaaaacatcacaataattaacACCAAAatgaacatcttgtgaagtgaaaagttgtgttaaaaaaagtaatcttgtctgaatcgggagagaaatatgcacagttcCCTGAAGGAAACCCTATTATGGATTAAGGACCCATATTCTGGCCAAAAGCAACTGTTTACAGTTAAAACTCCTTATTGCTGGGATTGTtttatacaaacacacagcttttcacttcataataTGTTAACTGATTGACCCATgtagtgtggattacttgtggattattgtgatgtttttgtgacattctgacggcacccattcactgcagagcatccactgctgATCAagtgtaatgctacatttctccgaAAAGAAATgtatctacatcttgaatggacCGAGGGTgggaaaatgtacatttttggtgaattattACTTTAAGACAATGCCTCAAAACCTACAAATATTCGGGAATTTTCAAAagtccctgaaaaaaaaaaaattaatactttttttttaatgacagaaattattaaaatacataaatctgaaaaaaagtcatatttagtAACTCTAAGCCTTCAAAGGtcaaaaagaaagtttttttggtttgttttaatctGAGATTAGAATACACTATACAATGTATGGTAGTGGTGGCAATATTCAGTTGAGctgtaaattatttcatttacttttaacttttaaccTTTAAAAGTAATGGCagacaaaatgttttaatatttgtctTAGTTTGCATTTTCATTGCACATTTCTCAGTCCTTTACAGCACCCATCCAAGAGCCTGACTAAGAGCTTTCAGCTTAATATTTAACCACAGATATAACTGACTTAAAATAGCAACGGATGCTCTTAATGATACATCAGCACTGctgaaagcaatgcacatcactcCAGAATATAAGTTTATGGTCCTGTCTGCTTTCCCTAAAAACTACCAGCCACACTATTAACAAATAGTCTGCTTAGGTAAGAACTGTACTTTGGGCCACTTAGCTAAGTGGAAACACAAGCAAAGAGACATTAAAAAGCCAAGGCAGAGACACATTCAGTGGATGTATTTAGTAAGTAATGTGATCAAACCAATGTCACAAACCCTGGTTTCAAAGAGAGAAATTATGCATAAAATAAGAGGCTGGATAATGAAATCTACTTTGACTGATGCCAAAGCAGATATGCTCGGCCAGGCTGATTGCTCAAAGATCAActgcttaatttaatttgattcgaGAACATAATAACTACTGAACAATAATCAAAAACTGCTCTACACTGTCGAACGGGGACAGAAAAGAACAGTTAATTCAtctggaaggccaaacaaataGCAGCGATTGCTGTTGACAGTGCCTAACTGTGTAGAGCTCGACGTGGCAAGACGCTGGGCCTAACCGTGCTGAAAGGAGTTGCCCAGCAACCGtcagctctttctctcttttccccaGAGTAAACCTGGACTTTCTGGATAAACGTGGATAAAGTAAAATCACCATCTCTATATAGAGGACTTGTGCAGTTGTCACAGTCAGTGATGATCATTTTTTGCACCGTGGCAGTAAGAAAATAGCAAATCTGTGCCGCTATTTAATGATTTTACATGCATTTCCAATAGTTATTTATAGTACttaatgaattataattatacaatttatataatgTGTCGACGTGATTAAACTTTGATGTTAGCGTGAAagacaataaaacaaacatgaaaagtCACAAAAACACTGAAAGAGGCACCTGAACTACACCTAGCAACCACCTGAAACAcccctagcaaccacttagaacaccctagcaactacatacTGTAGCAACACCCTGGAAACCACCCACAACATCCTAGCATTTAATGTTTTACACAGGCAAACAAAGTTTATTCagaatatgtaatatatgtaatataatatataatataatatatgtaatatatgtgttcctgtagctcaattggtagagcactgtgttatcaagcacaaggttgtgggttcgattccccgggaacacatgatgtgtaaaaattgatagcctgaatgcactattagtcgctttggataaaagcgtctgctaaatgcataatttaatgtaaaaatctagtttagaactgcattttttaaaagcattttaaataataacaaaatacattttatttaaatttttgtagaTTATTCTTAATAGAATGATTCAAACAGTCCTCCATGACCATCTGTCAGGCATGTTATGAATATTCTCATGGTTATTGATATGTACGCTCTTCGTGTTTATGTTAAGAGGCCTGACTTCCCTCTTTCATTCATTCCCGCTGATATCTCTCTTTCTGCATAACCCAGAGCAGGCTGTACACGTTTTTGTTTTCAGGTATTCCTGCACATGCATAAATGCGACAGTTCTGCCGGCGAAGCACATGACAAACCCATGTGCTTCAGGGTGTTATGTGATCAAAGTGCTTTTGCACAGGAAACGGCGCAGTAAAGTTAAATGATCAGAGACAAATGAGTTTGACAAAAACAGTTATTATTCCCAGTTCTCTAATGTGATGTATTCTGTGACTGCTAACTAATGACTGAGCTAATTCTATGCGATTTTGACTGGCTTTTAAATGCCTTCGTTAAGTGCAAACTGCTTGCGAGAATGAATTCCACTATTCTTCGACCCAAAGCCAAACTGTTTTATCAGTATACTCAGAAATCAGTCTTTCATATTGATCTGGAATCAGAAGAGGCTAAAATCAAGAGTTAAGTGGGATTAACTGGTTCTAGACCTGTGGAAAGTCATAACCTTGCTTCTACTCGTGCAAAATGCTAGCCTAGGTGGCAAGCCTTAGCCTAGACAGCAAGCCGTTTGAAGAGGGGGGGAGGGGCAGCTAATTTAATGAGAATGAGCCATCTCCTTCTCAAGTTACTCCGGGTATTTATAATCCCTGCAAAGGTCAGCAGGAAACAACAGGCTTAGAGGAAATCAGAGAAGGGGAGTTCTTTTGCAATCAGTGCCGACTTGTTATCATTTACCTTCTCCAGTGAAAGATCAGTGAATGGTAAGCCCCACCATTTAGGGATCACTGACATCTCACAGGTGCTGCTACTGTAACCCCACTAACTTTCAATCCTAAAAATATTCCTCTGTGAGGGGAAAAATGGAAGCCATTGATTAACGTTACCAGATGTATCTTGCCTAAGGTAGTAGATAAAACTGCAGCCTCATTTTCGGACTGATACAAATGTTTTTGTCTGCCGCAAGAGTGATTGTTCAGTGTTTTATCTATCAATTTAATCAATTTGTATGTTGTATTTAAAAATCTTGTTACATGTAAACAGCTACAGTACGTGTCGGAGTTATGTGGCAATCAAGCCGCTCAAGATGAGACAAGAAAAACCAGAGTCCATTAAGAAAGCTTTTAAGACTGCGGTACTTTGATTCAGTCATAGCTGTTCTCATGAATAAAAGATTATTTGTTGACCAGATACTTAAAATGATGCTTTCCGTCAAGAACAAAAGACCACAAGACTGatatagttttttgttgtttaataaaaaaagaagtcttTGGCAGATAAACAGATTTGGCAATAAATAACACgttacataatacatacaaatacatgcatgcacacactccCACTCAATAAATTAAGCAATTTGGATCAGTTGGATTTATAATGTGACAATGCTAGTAAGAGGAAGATCACAGTTGCCCAGAATATAGTCTCTTTTCATGGTGGACATCTTGTTAACAACTTTGAATCGAAGCGACCTCTGGTAGAGATCTTCTTCTGATATGCTGTCGAAGAAAAAGTCCTCATTAAAGATGGGATTGCGGCTCTTCCTAATGACAGTGCTGCGCTGTTTCTGGACTTTTCCGGGCATGAGAGAGAGGCTGACGCTGCAGTTGATGCTCTTAGGGTCCACTGACAGAGCGTACAGGCCTTCCGCACTTATGAGGCGAACACGCAGTCTCTGGTTTTCAGGGCAGTACTCTGCCGAAAGGCGCAAGGTCCCATCCCTTCCTACAGGCACCAGATTCTCCTTCATCACCCTCTCCCGGTGCAGAACCAAGTCCATGGGGAAGATAGCTGGAGGTGCCAAGCTGAACCCACATGGTACAGGTTCAACAAGGACTTCAGATGCTCTCCTCATGATGCTGGGGCTGTTGTCTGTGGAACTACCCTCATCCGTTGACAGGGAATTGTTTCTGGACATGGCAACCTTCCGGAGGTTGTGGTAGTTGAGTAGTTTCTCATGGTTAAGTGCTTTCAGGAGAGAAGGTTTTTGTGGGCATCTGTTTAGGAGAGGGGAACTAAAAGGGGAGGATTCTGCTGACGACGTAGTATCGCTGTCTAGAGTTCCCTGTCGGTGCAGGGCGAAGCCTTTTGGAGAAAGTCTGGAAGTAATAGTGTTCAGGCTGAAGGAAGAATGGGAGGATGAAGCTGGCAAGAGGGGAGAAGCTGTCAGGGAAGATTTGGAGCAAGTGCTCGATCTACTCCGGGGAGGAATCAAGGGGATTCCACTCGAGTTAGGGTCGTTGTGGAAGAGGGACTCCTTTCTCCTAGTGTGGGGACTTTCAAGCAAGGTGCAAAAGCCATAGCAGGTTTGAGCTTTAGCTAAGTGAGGCAGGGAAAGTGCAGCCTGGCTTTGAGGATCAGCATTGGTGGTCTCCTCATCACTACAGGTATTGTCAAATGGCCCATCATCAACACTCTCAACCTGGATTATATGGTTATTGGGAAGCTCTTTGACAATGACCTCTCTCTTTGGACTTCCCTTCTCACATGGAAACACTCGGATACATGGAGCCAGCCTCCCTTGCTCCATACTCTTGCCCTCCACTGGAGTTGAAATCTTGCGGGGAATGCAGAACTCCGGGATAGTGTCCGGGGTAATGATGTTAGGACACAGCAAGACTTTCTTGGCTTTGTCAATGGATGACTTGTCTCCAAACATGATGTCTCCAATTCTGAAGCTGTATTCCGTTATGGGAAGTGGCAGGTTGGTCCTCTCGACGGACACTCGGATCTTCTCTACAACCCACATGGGAATTCTGTCTGGACTCAGAGTAGAAACACTGCAAAAGTGGAAATTTCTGTAGTTATAAGTCTGCACAAGTACTGGTCCACTTTCACAAATTGTGCtgtaattaaaatcaaaagtttgtGTCATGTAGCTGAAACATTTTGAATGCTGCTTACCTTGTGTACCTGGTTCTCCAGTGGAGGTCTCGAGCGTCTGTTCAGACAGGACTTTGTTCTACACACTGCATCAAACAGGGTTTTTCGGGTGATAGCTGAGACTCTCTAACCAGCTGGCTCAGACTCTCTCCTGTTAGACAAGCTTGTCTTTATGACTCATGGGAAGAGCTCTTGGCCTTTTATAGAACTGCACTGTGGGCGGGTACAAGGGCTATTCGAACACACCCTCGCGTGGTGAAAGAGGGCAGCCCTTCTTTCAAGGCTACTGGTCCCTATAGAAACTCACAAGTCACACTACTTTAATCTAAGCAACCCAACGCTGGCAAAGGTAAAGGCCAGTCTGATAAGCAAACTGCAATGAAATCCAACACATTTGGTTGATAAAacaaaggcatttgtgtgtttgACTTTCCATTACTCTGTGTGAGAATTGTGATATTAGATGTGGGTTATAGGttaatgatcatttaaaatgatgCAAATCCCAATGCCTCTGGCTTTTTTGATGCAAAGACGACAATACTGGATATACCAATGACGGAATACAGCCTTTGAGGTATCTGGGTCAGCAAATATAAAGGTCTAAAGCAAATTTACTGAGCTTACAAACACTCATTCATGGTCAACCTAGGCACCTAGTTACATCCTATAAAACTCTAATGGAAAGGGGCATGCTGATTGAATGATCGGTGTaagacaaataatgttttttgctatttttatatttattttatacaggtATTAATATTGGCTAAATTGTTGGTTAGTCCTAGGCTAGCAGACATGCTAGTTGTCAACAttctcatttatttaattttttctgtctcaaaataaatgtttacatgcaCAATCTTACAATTATTATGCTTAATGACCTGATAATGCAAAAGATCATGAAAGTATAtaagaaaatacagaattttagAAGAACTCTATCTTGGCAAGATGTTGAAAGGCATAACAAAAACGAACAATTAAATAACGCCCTCTTGTGGCAGAAAAATGTATGCTGGATTTGTCATATTGTTCCCTAATATTCACACATCTTTGTAATATCATGTCAGTCTTATTCCAACAGACATGTTCAGATGTTAGTCTGTTTTCAACAAATTATAAGCTGTCTATGACGTCGTGCTTCATATTTATGTCTTTGTTGACTGTTAGCTCATGGTCAAAGTTCAAGGGGGCTATTGCAGTAACCTTTGAGAATCAGAGGATGGATAGCCGTAATGATCCCAGAGAGTGGTGATGCCCTTCTGATGGTTTCTAAGAACTGTTGTGATCACAAGGAGGAATATTTAATACCTCAACAgcagtttaatgtttgaaaaGCATCAGGTAAACAAGTGCTTCAATGCcgataaaagtttttaaaacagcACTTAGACGTCATTAAGAGATTATGAACAGCTGTACAGGAAATAATAGCCACAAAAATATGACTCTGTGATATACCGCAGCAGAAGTCACCATCTGCTGATCCCAGACCAGTTTGGTGTTTTTTCTTAAAATGAGTGCACTTTGAGTGAAGACAGCACTGCATTAGGCCAAATAGCCACACAAAAAACTAACTAATCATTCTTCAAATGAATTGATTTTCGTGCATCAACAAAATTGCTAATCTTTGTGGCTAATCTTAGGTATTtttcttaagatttttttaaaattaaaaataggaggtttagaattacatttttttaaactatttaactgtaatctaaatgtactttgtatcttaataaaaaatacacagtGCATATAATACAAATCTTCTTTAACAAAAAGTAGGATTTAAGGAAATCCGATTGAAATACAGTGCATTTTATGCAAACTGTAATTTGATCATCGTAACATCATACTTCTGAGAAAAGTGAAGATTTCTACACACCACACACCATTCACAGTTCCTCCTGTTTTTCTTCTATTAAATGGGTCCCTTGCCTGCGAGCAGCAGCTGGTTTTAATGATTATCATGGGTCACCCTGTAATGAACATCATGTGTTTTAGGGTCACCTTTAAATGCGACCTCTGAATACCACCCTGAAAACTCTTTCACTATACTGCTTCAAAAACAACCCATAACCCATTAAAGGAAAGAGGGCCTCTAACCCTATATTTATATAGTATGGAAAACAGTGCCAGGCTTGAAAACTGTGGATTTCAGTGTGAACACTAGAGGACAGCATCCTGTCAGTTATGGTGTCCAAAGCTTATCCATCAAATGACACTTTGAGGTCACAGGGGCATGAAGGTTTGATGACTGCACTGATGACTGTTGATGACTGCTTCAGTAACATTTCCTTTGTTTTGGTTGATCCACATTATATTtaacaaaagaaacaacaataaatatgtaAGATTATGGTAGATATCCAGATCTACCTAATCTGTAATTTACATAGTAGCCTACTATGTACTGGTTATACTGCCTATATATTGGGATTATGTATGTATAGGCAACATAATTAACTGAAATTATATATGGGATGCTGGTGGACAGTGTTGTTTAAATAGAGTTCGTGGTCTTTTCCTTTGGTCCATCTGCGAGTACTACCCACACACCttttaattctttctttttttgcattttacagTACATAACCTCTAATAAGACATCTCATTTTCTGCTCTATTAGCCTCATTAGCAGTGCTTGCATATTCATCATGTACACAAGCAGCAGTTCAAGCTCCATCACCACAACAACACTATCAGTTACAGCCACAGTTCCAGATGAGCTacagtgtgcacacacacacacgcacgcacgcacacacgcacgcatgcacgcgcacgcacgcacacacaaagaCCAACGGAAACCAAATCAGAGTTTATATGTGACCATACGCTTCAGGAGAAATACTCAATACATACTTCATAACGTCCCAGACCGGTCGCTGCAATAAAGGTCACACTATGTACAAGACAGACTGCAGACAGACGTCTGTGAAGTCTTCAGGGACCGGCCTATAAATGTTTGATGACAGCTCTCTCTGAGTATCTCTAACATACTGAACCAGAGCATCTCTCTGAAAGTGAGACTGCTAGCTTATTTTCTACATTTAAGTTGTAAAAGCAATACTCAAATGTTAAGTGAAATATTATGCATATGAGAGTACATTATCTCCGACTGACACAATGTATATTGTGCAATGTACAATGTATATCTAGCCTCAGTTATGGAGACATAAAAAAAGGTATCACTAGGTAATAACATGcaatatataatactgtatatgatatatatgtatatcagtAATACACATTTTGATTAGTAcacactgtaaaaacattttttaatttataaagcaaATATGATTGagagtatgttttacaaaaaatactgtttcagtctttttttttttttttttttatgtttttgtgcttcaaaatttcatgtttaattctgtGTTACTTGCTATTTctatgtaattattatataaaaaaaaataaaaaattaaaacaaaagtgaaaattgtttcaagaTAATTTGAGTGCAGATGGAATTATATTTGTCTGATTATTGGCCAATCTGAGAATGTCTGGATCTGCTAAAAACagaaattgaaattatttttgcattatttccaAAGTTCTACATTAGACCGTAGgctctctcttttatttatttatttgtttgtgtacatattgtttaaaatactagcaaaattaatatatactgtgctatataattttatattacagtaataaattgcattgtacattttatatatacattttatgtataaaataattactatatattgtaattgaatttataatatatattcagtGCAGATATATTCAGCCTTTCTGGGAATATCAGCATATGCTGAAAACAGAAATGGAAGATATTTAGCATTATTTTCACAGTTTCATTTTTGTACATATTGTGTAAAAtagtttagtttttaaatgtaataattattaatttgctatcattaagttaaataattttatatatttaaaaaagtcataGATCGAttttacagtttgtgtgtgtgtgtgtgtgtgtgtgtgtgtgtgtgtgtgcatacaaaaTAATTTCACACGAATTTTGATATCTTGGTTTTGTCCACTGTACTGCCACTAATTCATGCTTCTTCACTATGCACATTTAAAGGTCCATGTTTAGTTGCGCGCGCGTACACACACAATTGCGCGCATGTACGCCAGTAGTTTAATATAGTAGGCAACGAATCGTTCGATAATCGCACTTCAGATGAAGGATTTATCTCAACATCCTATCGCCTCGATGGGGGACCCTAGTAACAAGAGGGGCGTGGCTTCGTGTTCCAGAGGCAGGACCGCAGCTCAGCTCGCGCTGCCTCTCTAAATCAACTCAATCATCTCTCGCGCACGAGAGCGCGTGCTGCCTTTCAGGTAAGAAATCATGATATTTCCCTTTTACTTATTTGCAAATGAGTCGTTTTGAGGCATCGCACGCGTAGTTTCTCTTTCGCTCGGAGTTCGAGCCGCTTTAGTGGTGATTTATGGTGGACATGTTATGATGGAGCCGAATGAATGGGCGGTGTTGAGTCTCGTGCAGCGTGATGTTTGAATTCTGCAGTCTGTCAGTGAATTTGATGGCAGTCATTTATTCTTTCTCGCATGTGAGTGGATTTACCCGTGCAAATTGATAATGTGTCATAATTTcgcttgtttacatttttaaatatgttattcTCGTAAGGATAATTTCAGCTATTCTCAGTGGATGTGGAGTTGCTTGACACAGTTTTCTGGATATATTGTTAGAAGTCACGCTGATTTTGGGTTGGTATTGACATTGAGGAACGGGGTCGCGTAACCTCCCTCTcccagatgatggatggatatattTGGAAATGATATACGGCCTATTTACATGCAAGGTGCCAACGCAAGCTGTTTGCAAATGACTTAAATGTAGCGATGAGAACAAACCCTTTTTCTTATTCGGATCTTTTCAGTGAACCGGTTCACAAAACTGATCGAAACGAGTCAGTCCGAGCGCCTCTCGTGTCTACAACTCGACGACTTACTGAACCCAGAACCGTGATTGACTTTGAAATAGAATAGCATATCGTTGTTATTATTTATGCAGTATATTTACTGTACATTACATAAATACCAAGAGTGGTACGTAAGTCTGACGCTCTGTTCGAATTCATGGCGTTTTCATAGAACATGACCCTAGTTAACTACTCACTGACTCGTTGAACAGAACCTTTTGATTCGAACATGTTCGATCCGTGATGAATCAAAAACTGCTGAGCGAGCTGAATGGGTAAGAACATTTTTGGGGGGGAACCCAGAATTTGACTGACTGGGCAAAAGGTAAGTTGCTTTAATAGAGATGaactaaatgttattttattttatcaatctATGATAGTTCTACTCACTATAGTActgtactgttttattttatttagtttattaatcTAATTATGTAGTTTAATCTCTTTTATTCTTTACACTATTtacgtttttttatataatcttaaTTTAAACCAAACTGAAAAGAAACTAAACAAatgaaatgacaataaaaacattattaataagacttaaaataaaggaaaaactCAGGGTAGTTGCGATCTTCAAAATGACATATTAAGGGATTTTTAGAGTTAATTTTTAGGAAAATAATCCATATCCTTGATATTTCATCTGCTTCAAGTGGCCATGTTGAATTAAAAAAGACTATATGCATGATGAATTtggtagggttttttttttttaatttgtatcta includes:
- the LOC127947220 gene encoding C2 calcium-dependent domain-containing protein 4C-like: MWVVEKIRVSVERTNLPLPITEYSFRIGDIMFGDKSSIDKAKKVLLCPNIITPDTIPEFCIPRKISTPVEGKSMEQGRLAPCIRVFPCEKGSPKREVIVKELPNNHIIQVESVDDGPFDNTCSDEETTNADPQSQAALSLPHLAKAQTCYGFCTLLESPHTRRKESLFHNDPNSSGIPLIPPRSRSSTCSKSSLTASPLLPASSSHSSFSLNTITSRLSPKGFALHRQGTLDSDTTSSAESSPFSSPLLNRCPQKPSLLKALNHEKLLNYHNLRKVAMSRNNSLSTDEGSSTDNSPSIMRRASEVLVEPVPCGFSLAPPAIFPMDLVLHRERVMKENLVPVGRDGTLRLSAEYCPENQRLRVRLISAEGLYALSVDPKSINCSVSLSLMPGKVQKQRSTVIRKSRNPIFNEDFFFDSISEEDLYQRSLRFKVVNKMSTMKRDYILGNCDLPLTSIVTL